One Physeter macrocephalus isolate SW-GA chromosome 10, ASM283717v5, whole genome shotgun sequence DNA window includes the following coding sequences:
- the HDAC2 gene encoding histone deacetylase 2 isoform X2, which translates to MAYSQGGGKKKVCYYYDGDIGNYYYGQGHPMKPHRIRMTHNLLLNYGLYRKMEIYRPHKATAEEMTKYHSDEYIKFLRSIRPDNMSEYSKQMQRFNVGEDCPVFDGLFEFCQLSTGGSVAGAVKLNRQQTDMAVNWAGGLHHAKKSEASGFCYVNDIVLAILELLKYHQRVLYIDIDIHHGDGVEEAFYTTDRVMTVSFHKYGEYFPGTGDLRDIGAGKGKYYAVNFPMRDGIDDESYGQIFKPIISKVMEMYQPSAVVLQCGADSLSGDRLGCFNLTVKGHAKCVEVVKTFNLPLLMLGGGGYTIRNVARCWTYETAVALDCEIPNELPYNDYFEYFGPDFKLHISPSNMTNQNTPEYMEKIKQRLFENLRMLPHAPGVQMQAIPEDAVHEDSGDEDGEDPDKRISIRASDKRIACDEEFSDSEDEGEGGRRNVADHKKGAKKARIEEDKKETEDKKTDVKEEDKSKDNSGEKTDTKGNQHFMGDLQSRGVYLIA; encoded by the exons GTGATATTGGAAATTATTATTACGGACAGGGTCATCCCATGAAACCTCATAGGATCCGCATGACCCATAACTTGCTGCTAAATTATGGCTtgtatagaaaaatggaaatatat aGGCCCCATAAAGCCACTGCTGAAGaaatgacaaaataccacagcgATGAGTACATCAAATTTCTACGTTCAATAAGACCGGATAACATGTCCGAGTATAGTAAGCAAATGCAGAGAT TTAATGTTGGAGAGGATTGTCCAGTGTTTGATGGGCTCTTTGAGTTTTGTCAGCTTTCAACTGGTGGTTCAGTTG CTGGGGCTGTGAAGTTAAACCGACAACAAACTGATATGGCTGTTAACTGGGCTGGAGGATTACATCATGCTAAGAAATCAGAAGCATCAGGATTCTGTTATGTTAATGATATTGTGCTTGCCATCCTTGAATTACTAAA ATATCATCAGAGAGTCTTGTATATTGATATTGATATCCATCATGGTGATGGTGTTGAAGAAGCTTTTTATACAACAGATCGTGTAATGACTGTATCATTCCATAAATATGGGGAATACTTTCCTGGAACGGGAGACTTGAGG GATATTGGTGCAGGAAAAGGCAAATACTATGCTGTCAATTTTCCAATGAGAGATGGTATAGACGATGAATCATATGGGCAGATATTTAAGCct ATTATCTCAAAAGTGATGGAGATGTATCAACCTAGTGCTGTGGTGCTACAGTGTGGTGCAGACTCACTATCCGGTGATAGACTTGGTTGCTTCAATTTGACAGTCAAAG gtCATGCTAAATGTGTAGAAGTTGTAAAAACTTTCAATTTACCATTACTGATGCTTGGGGGAGGTGGATACACAATCCGCAATGTTGCTCGATGTTGGACATATGAGACTGCTGTTGCCCTTGATTGTGAGATTCCCAATG AATTGCCATATAATGATTACTTTGAGTATTTTGGACCAGACTTCAAACTGCATATTAGTCCTTCAAACATGACAAACCAGAACACTCCAGAATATATGGAAAAGATAAA ACAGcgtttatttgaaaatttacgCATGTTACCACATGCACCTGGCGTCCAAATGCAAGCTATTCCAGAAGATGCAGTTCATGAAGACAGTGGAGATGAAGATGGAGAAGATCCAGACAAGAGAATTTCTA TTCGAGCATCAGACAAACGGATAGCTTGTGATGAAGAATTCTCAGATTCTGAGGATGAAGGAGAGGGAGGTCGTAGAAATGTGGCTGATCATAAGAAAGGAGCAAAGAAAGCTAGAATTGAAGAAGACAAGAAGGAAACGGAGGACAAAAAAACAG atgttaaagaagaagataaatccaaggacaatAGTGGTGAAAAAACAGATACCAAAGG aaatcAACATTTCATGGGTGACCTCCAATCACGTGGCGTATACTTAATTGCCTGA
- the HDAC2 gene encoding histone deacetylase 2 isoform X3, translating to MAYSQGGGKKKVCYYYDGDIGNYYYGQGHPMKPHRIRMTHNLLLNYGLYRKMEIYRPHKATAEEMTKYHSDEYIKFLRSIRPDNMSEYSKQMQRFNVGEDCPVFDGLFEFCQLSTGGSVAGAVKLNRQQTDMAVNWAGGLHHAKKSEASGFCYVNDIVLAILELLKYHQRVLYIDIDIHHGDGVEEAFYTTDRVMTVSFHKYGEYFPGTGDLRDIGAGKGKYYAVNFPMRDGIDDESYGQIFKPIISKVMEMYQPSAVVLQCGADSLSGDRLGCFNLTVKGHAKCVEVVKTFNLPLLMLGGGGYTIRNVARCWTYETAVALDCEIPNELPYNDYFEYFGPDFKLHISPSNMTNQNTPEYMEKIKQRLFENLRMLPHAPGVQMQAIPEDAVHEDSGDEDGEDPDKRISIRASDKRIACDEEFSDSEDEGEGGRRNVADHKKGAKKARIEEDKKETEDKKTDVKEEDKSKDNSGEKTDTKGAKSEQLSNP from the exons GTGATATTGGAAATTATTATTACGGACAGGGTCATCCCATGAAACCTCATAGGATCCGCATGACCCATAACTTGCTGCTAAATTATGGCTtgtatagaaaaatggaaatatat aGGCCCCATAAAGCCACTGCTGAAGaaatgacaaaataccacagcgATGAGTACATCAAATTTCTACGTTCAATAAGACCGGATAACATGTCCGAGTATAGTAAGCAAATGCAGAGAT TTAATGTTGGAGAGGATTGTCCAGTGTTTGATGGGCTCTTTGAGTTTTGTCAGCTTTCAACTGGTGGTTCAGTTG CTGGGGCTGTGAAGTTAAACCGACAACAAACTGATATGGCTGTTAACTGGGCTGGAGGATTACATCATGCTAAGAAATCAGAAGCATCAGGATTCTGTTATGTTAATGATATTGTGCTTGCCATCCTTGAATTACTAAA ATATCATCAGAGAGTCTTGTATATTGATATTGATATCCATCATGGTGATGGTGTTGAAGAAGCTTTTTATACAACAGATCGTGTAATGACTGTATCATTCCATAAATATGGGGAATACTTTCCTGGAACGGGAGACTTGAGG GATATTGGTGCAGGAAAAGGCAAATACTATGCTGTCAATTTTCCAATGAGAGATGGTATAGACGATGAATCATATGGGCAGATATTTAAGCct ATTATCTCAAAAGTGATGGAGATGTATCAACCTAGTGCTGTGGTGCTACAGTGTGGTGCAGACTCACTATCCGGTGATAGACTTGGTTGCTTCAATTTGACAGTCAAAG gtCATGCTAAATGTGTAGAAGTTGTAAAAACTTTCAATTTACCATTACTGATGCTTGGGGGAGGTGGATACACAATCCGCAATGTTGCTCGATGTTGGACATATGAGACTGCTGTTGCCCTTGATTGTGAGATTCCCAATG AATTGCCATATAATGATTACTTTGAGTATTTTGGACCAGACTTCAAACTGCATATTAGTCCTTCAAACATGACAAACCAGAACACTCCAGAATATATGGAAAAGATAAA ACAGcgtttatttgaaaatttacgCATGTTACCACATGCACCTGGCGTCCAAATGCAAGCTATTCCAGAAGATGCAGTTCATGAAGACAGTGGAGATGAAGATGGAGAAGATCCAGACAAGAGAATTTCTA TTCGAGCATCAGACAAACGGATAGCTTGTGATGAAGAATTCTCAGATTCTGAGGATGAAGGAGAGGGAGGTCGTAGAAATGTGGCTGATCATAAGAAAGGAGCAAAGAAAGCTAGAATTGAAGAAGACAAGAAGGAAACGGAGGACAAAAAAACAG atgttaaagaagaagataaatccaaggacaatAGTGGTGAAAAAACAGATACCAAAGG AGCCAAATCAGAACAGCTCAGCAATCCTTGA
- the HDAC2 gene encoding histone deacetylase 2 isoform X1, which yields MAYSQGGGKKKVCYYYDGDIGNYYYGQGHPMKPHRIRMTHNLLLNYGLYRKMEIYRPHKATAEEMTKYHSDEYIKFLRSIRPDNMSEYSKQMQRFNVGEDCPVFDGLFEFCQLSTGGSVAGAVKLNRQQTDMAVNWAGGLHHAKKSEASGFCYVNDIVLAILELLKYHQRVLYIDIDIHHGDGVEEAFYTTDRVMTVSFHKYGEYFPGTGDLRDIGAGKGKYYAVNFPMRDGIDDESYGQIFKPIISKVMEMYQPSAVVLQCGADSLSGDRLGCFNLTVKGHAKCVEVVKTFNLPLLMLGGGGYTIRNVARCWTYETAVALDCEIPNELPYNDYFEYFGPDFKLHISPSNMTNQNTPEYMEKIKQRLFENLRMLPHAPGVQMQAIPEDAVHEDSGDEDGEDPDKRISIRASDKRIACDEEFSDSEDEGEGGRRNVADHKKGAKKARIEEDKKETEDKKTDVKEEDKSKDNSGEKTDTKGRRKILPCG from the exons GTGATATTGGAAATTATTATTACGGACAGGGTCATCCCATGAAACCTCATAGGATCCGCATGACCCATAACTTGCTGCTAAATTATGGCTtgtatagaaaaatggaaatatat aGGCCCCATAAAGCCACTGCTGAAGaaatgacaaaataccacagcgATGAGTACATCAAATTTCTACGTTCAATAAGACCGGATAACATGTCCGAGTATAGTAAGCAAATGCAGAGAT TTAATGTTGGAGAGGATTGTCCAGTGTTTGATGGGCTCTTTGAGTTTTGTCAGCTTTCAACTGGTGGTTCAGTTG CTGGGGCTGTGAAGTTAAACCGACAACAAACTGATATGGCTGTTAACTGGGCTGGAGGATTACATCATGCTAAGAAATCAGAAGCATCAGGATTCTGTTATGTTAATGATATTGTGCTTGCCATCCTTGAATTACTAAA ATATCATCAGAGAGTCTTGTATATTGATATTGATATCCATCATGGTGATGGTGTTGAAGAAGCTTTTTATACAACAGATCGTGTAATGACTGTATCATTCCATAAATATGGGGAATACTTTCCTGGAACGGGAGACTTGAGG GATATTGGTGCAGGAAAAGGCAAATACTATGCTGTCAATTTTCCAATGAGAGATGGTATAGACGATGAATCATATGGGCAGATATTTAAGCct ATTATCTCAAAAGTGATGGAGATGTATCAACCTAGTGCTGTGGTGCTACAGTGTGGTGCAGACTCACTATCCGGTGATAGACTTGGTTGCTTCAATTTGACAGTCAAAG gtCATGCTAAATGTGTAGAAGTTGTAAAAACTTTCAATTTACCATTACTGATGCTTGGGGGAGGTGGATACACAATCCGCAATGTTGCTCGATGTTGGACATATGAGACTGCTGTTGCCCTTGATTGTGAGATTCCCAATG AATTGCCATATAATGATTACTTTGAGTATTTTGGACCAGACTTCAAACTGCATATTAGTCCTTCAAACATGACAAACCAGAACACTCCAGAATATATGGAAAAGATAAA ACAGcgtttatttgaaaatttacgCATGTTACCACATGCACCTGGCGTCCAAATGCAAGCTATTCCAGAAGATGCAGTTCATGAAGACAGTGGAGATGAAGATGGAGAAGATCCAGACAAGAGAATTTCTA TTCGAGCATCAGACAAACGGATAGCTTGTGATGAAGAATTCTCAGATTCTGAGGATGAAGGAGAGGGAGGTCGTAGAAATGTGGCTGATCATAAGAAAGGAGCAAAGAAAGCTAGAATTGAAGAAGACAAGAAGGAAACGGAGGACAAAAAAACAG atgttaaagaagaagataaatccaaggacaatAGTGGTGAAAAAACAGATACCAAAGG GAGAAGGAAGATTTTGCCATGTGGCTAA